The DNA sequence AATCAGAAGAGTTTAAATAGTAAGCGAAATTAACTAAAAGACGATTCAATGTTTTCATTAGCCAAGCTTTTGTTTTAAAATCTCATTTACAGCCTGTGGATTAGCACTTCCTTTACTCGCTTTCATTACTTGCCCGACAAAGAAACCAAATAACTTATCTTTTCCAGATTTATATTCTGATACTTTATCTTCATTTGCATTGATAATTTCATCACAAATTGCTTCAATTGCACCTGTATCTGTTACTTGTTTAAGTCCAAGATTTTCGATAGCAGTATCAACATCTGCATCATTTTCCATAAGATAGTCAAGTACCTCTTTTGCTGCTTTACCAGAGATTGTTTGGTCATCGATACGCTTTGCGATAAAACCTAATTTATTTGCATCTACAGGAGAGTTGGTGATGTTAAATTCACCTTTGAGGCGAGCTAGTAGTTCAACTGTTAAAAGACTTACTGCAGTTTTTGCACTCACACCTTCAATTGCCATCATTGTTTCAAAGAAATCAGCCATCTCTACTGCAGATGTGATTACAGATGCATTGTATTCACTCATACCGTATTCTTTTACGAAACGCTCTTTTTTTGCATCAGGCAGTTCAGGAATCACACTGTACTCTTCCATCATTTCAGGAGTAACCACACATTTTAAAAGGTCAGGTTCCGGGAAATATCTGTAATCAGCCGCTTCCTCTTTGCCACGCATAGAACGTGTCTCATTTTTCACCTGGTCAAACAGACGTGTTTCTTGAACAATTTCATCTTCATACACACCGTCTTCCCACGCTTCAACTTGACGTATTACTTCAACTTCGATCGCTTTTTGAATAAATTTAAATGAGTTGATATTTTTGATCTCTACACGTGTATAAAGTTTCTCATCCCCTTTTGGACGGATAGATACGTTAACGTCACATCTAAAAGAGCCCTCTTGCATATTTGCATCAGAGATATCAATGTATCTTAAAATAGAATGTAGTTTTTTAAGATAAAGTACCGCCTCTTCAGCACTTCTCATATCCGGTTCACTTACAATCTCTAATAATGGTGTACCTGCACGGTTTAAGTCCACTTTTGAGATATCGCCATCATGAATATTTTTACCTGCATCCGCTTCAATATGTGCACGGTTAATTCTGATAGTTTTATTTGAGCCGTCTTCAAAGTCAATCGTTAGTTTTCCGTGTTCAACGATTGGGGTATAAAGTTGTGTAATTTGATATGCTGAAGGTGAATCCGGATAAAAGTAAGATTTTCTATCAAAATATGAAGTTTTATTGATTGTTGCATCAACTGCTGTTCCAAGCATGATAGATTTGTGCAAAACTTCTCTATTTAATACAGGTAATGCACCTGGAAGAGCTAAACACGTTGGACAAGTATTTGTATTTTGTTTATGATTAAAACTCGTTGGGCACGAGCAAAAAAGTTTTGTTTTTGTGTTTAACTGTACATGGACTTCAAGTCCGATAACTACTTCAAACATAATTTTCCTTGAAAGTAAAAAAATAATAAGTTTTTTATAATAACTAAATTATCTTTTAAATCTGCTAAAAAGCTTGTTTATTCGTTTTACAGAGTGTTTTGTCAGGTATTAGCACACTCTGAAGTAAACCTAAAAGTCAAAAACTTTATAATGTTGAGTATAATAATAATTATGAATTCACAAAAAGATTTAGTAAATTATCTGATTAATACAAATGCCTTACACTCACCTGATATCATAAAGGCATTTATAGCTATAGACAGGTATGATTTTGTGAAAAATCAAAACTCTTATGCAACATATGAAGACTTTCCTCTCTCCATAGGCAACTCCCAAACCATATCTCAGCCAACAACTGTTGCAATGATGCTTGAGATGTTATCTCCAAAACAAGGCAACTCAATTTTGGATATAGGAAGCGGTTCGGGCTGGACTACGGCATTGCTTGCACATATAGTAGGTCAAGAGGGTTGTGTAACCGGGCTTGAAAGACTTGATGAGCTTGTAGAATTTGGCTCAAACAACCTAAATAAATACCATTTTAATAATGCAAAAATCATCAAAGCAACAGACAGGCTTGGCATCCAGGGAAAGAAATTTGACAGAATCTTAGTTTCAGCCTCCGCAGAAGATTTTCCAACTAAGCTAACAGATCAGTTAAAACCAGGTGGGAAACTTGTCATACCTGTGAAAAACTCTATTTTTGAGATAACAAAAACAAAAGATGACGAGTTAAAGATAATTGAACATTACGGCTTTGTTTTTGTGCCTTTAATATATAAATAAAATGCTCTTAATTTTCCAACAATAATTCTTTATATCCATCTAGCTTACAATATATTCTAGTATGGATACAAAGATTGAAAAAAACTAGATTGTTCCGCGATTAAAAATCACAGAACAACCCATTAGTCTTAGGAGGGGGAGGTATTTTGAAAAATATGGAAACTAGTAATTTTGGGGTGTTAAGAATTAGAACTTACATCTTTGAACATCCAAGAAAGCTAAACTTAACATTACTAATTTTTTGTATCCTTGAATCTTAGGATGGAAAAATTATATCATGATTAGAAATTAAAAAGGTACAAGAAACTGATTAATTTTTAATCAATATAAAAATGATTATTTTTGGAGAATTTTTTCTAGTAATTCAGTTTGTTTTTTTAGTTCTTTAAGTCTTTGTTTGTTAACAAGGAAAGCATCTAGCAATAAAACCAAGAACAATGTAACTATTACATATAACAGTGTTACCAATAAAGCTAATGAAAAACCAAAAGAGAAAAATATGAAAAACATAGCAAGAGCACCGAAGAGGATAATTCCCCAAGATGCTCCTAACAAAAAGCTGATAACTCTTTCGAAAGTGTCTTTTTGCATTATGGAGAAAGAGGTTTAGTGTTCCTCAGTAGCTACTGCACCACCAAGGTAAACATATGTAAGCATCATGAAAATGAATGCTTGTAAGAATGCCATGAATGTTAAAAGTGCATATGGAATCATAGGTAATGCCCATGGTGCTAACATTAAAAGTACCATTAAGAACATATCATCCCCTTTTACGTTACCGAAGAGACGGAAAGAAAGAGAAACTAAACGTGAAAAGTGAGATACGATTTCAATTGGGAACATTAACCAGTATAACCACCAAACAGGACCTAAAAAGTGTTTGAAGTATTTAAGAACACCGTGAGCACGAATACCTTCAAAGTTATAATATACAAATACTACAAGTGCTAAAGTTAAAGGCATCTCTAAAAATGCTGTAGGAGCTTCAAACCCTGGAATAACACCGATTAAGTTTGCAATACCAACAAATAAACCAATAGTTGCTACAAGAGGTACATACTTAATAGCATGTCTTTTCCCCATAACATCACTTCCCATTTTTAAAACACCGTCAAGGTACGCTTCCATAACGTTTTGTGTACCTTTTGGTACAAGTTGAAGATTTGACATCGCTACTTTTGCTAAAACAATTGTAATAACAGCAGAAAGCAGCATATGTGCTGTATAAACAACTAGTTTATAACTCTCTGGATCAGCATGGTGAGAAACACCGAACAGAGAACCTATGAATGTAAATAATTCAGGCATCTAAACACTCCATAATTAAAATATTGGTGCGATCTTACTAAATCTAGGATTAAATTATTATAAGTTTGGTACAATTTTTCATCTAATTTTGAAAAAAACGGAGAAAAAGATGAAATTATTTCATTCTGTAACACTAATAGCTTTTGGCAGTATAAGTCTATTAGCAAATGAAATGGCCACTATACAAGATGTTGTTCATAACGGGCAAACAAGTACAAAACTTTTAATGGATACTCTTGGTAAAAATATGCAAATGCATATGAAGCACGGTGGTCCGATGGAAGCACTGGATTTTTGTTCTCAAGAGGCTTACAATTTAACTGAAAATGTAAATACAAAACTTCCTAAGGGAGTAAGTATTAGAAGAATCTCTTTACAGACGAGAAATCCAGTAAATGCTCCAACTGAAGATGAAGCAAAAGTTTTACAACATCTTATTGAATTGCAAAAAGAAAATAAACCTTTACCTAAAAAAGTTGTAGAAAAAATAGACAACAATACGTATAAATTTTACAAACCTCTTGTAATTACAAAACCTGTATGTTTAAAATGTCACGGTGATGTACAAGATAAAAAACTAAAATCTGAAATTTTAAATAGATACCCGGAAGATAAAGCAATGCATTATAAAATGGGAGATTTAAGAGGTGCAGTTGTTACTACAGTAAAAAAATAGTACGAAGAGTATGCCTATTTTGCATACTCTACCGCCCTACTTTCACGTATTACATTGACTTTGATTTCACCAGGATATTGAACTCTTTCTTCAATCTCAGCCGCTATCTCACGAGCAACTAAAATAGATTCATCATCATTAATAAGAGTTGCATTGACTATTACTCTTACTTCACGTCCTGCATTAATAGCATATGCTTGTTTTACACCTGTATGAGCAGAAGCGATATCTTCTATTTCCGTTACACGTTTTAAGAAGCTTTCTAGTACTTCTCTTCTAGCACCAGGACGAGCTGCTGAAAGTGCATCTGCAGCACAAACTGCACCACACTCGATAGACTTAATCTCTTCTTGATCATGGTGTGCATAAATTGCATTAATCACTACTTCATCTTCATTGTATCTGCGACAAACTTCAGCACCTAAATCAACATGGTTTCCATCATGTTCATGCGTTAAAGCTTTTCCTATATCGTGAAGTAACCCTGCACGTTTAGCAAGCTTTGGATCGCCACCCATCTCAGCAGCCATTACACCTGCTAGATTTGCAACTTCCAAAGTATGTGCAAGTGCATTTTGCCCATATGATGCTCTATAACGTAGTCGTCCAAGAAGCTTCATAAGATCTGGATGCATTACACCTACATCTAAATCAGCTACAATCTCTTCACCTTCATTAAGAATCTGCTCTTCAAATTCACTTGAAACTTTTTCAAAGATCTCTTCAATACGGGCAGGTTGTATTCTTCCATCTTCGATCAAAAGTTGTAGCGTTTTAGTTGCAATTGCACGTCTATAAAGGTTAAAACTACTAACCAAGATTGCATTTGGCGTATCATCTATAATAATGTCGACACCTAAAAGTGTCTCAAGCGCTTTAATATTACGCCCTTCTTTTCCAATAATACGCCCTTTTAGCTCATCACTTTCAAGGTGTACTATATTTGTCAATCTTTCAGAAGCAAATTCACCTGCAAAACGACTTGTTGCCTGGGCAAGTATATAATTTGCTCTTTTTTTTGCTTTTTCTCTGGCTTCATTTTCATACTTTCGTACAATATGAGATATCTCGCCTCTAGCTTTCTCTTCTAGTTTTTCAAATAATATTTTTTGTGCTTCATCTTGCGTCATTCCAGCCGAATGTTCAATTGAATGCACTGCTTCATCAATCTTTTGTTCATATTTCTTTTTTAGTGAAACTAAAGATTTTTCATTTCTCTCTAAATTTACTTTTTGTGCTTTAATAGTTCTTGTTTCGTTTTGAAGTTTTTGTTCTTCAAGTTTTTTATAGTGTTTAAAACCACTTTCCATTTGACGTAGTTGCTCTTCTCGTTGAGCAAAATCTGCACGTGCCCTGTCCTTGGCACTATCAAACTCTTTTTTTGCTTCAAGCTCTATTTCACGCGCTTTTAATCTTGCACGTTCCAATAGAGTTTGCGCTTCGTTTTCAATAGCATTTGCTTTTGCCTGCGCCTGCTGAGTATATATTTCAAAATTTGCACTAGTAAGTTTTTTAGAGATGAAAAATCCGATAACTCCACTCACGATGGCTGTTCCACCACCGAGAATTATCTCATTCATCATCTGTATTGCCCTTTTTAATTACTATAGGCCTTTTCTATGTATTTCAATTTTCGGTGTAATTAACACATCTGCCATAACATCATAATCATCACATATATGATATTTTGTGTAACATAACTCCGGTTGTACAAAAATAGTAAATGGTTTTTTTCTTAACTTTGCGAAGAAACGATCATACATCCCTTTTCCAAAGCCTACCCTTCTTAATTTTCCATCTACGCCTACACTAGGCACTATAGCAATATCTATTTTTTTTATATTTCTTAATGTATTGCCAGCTTCAAAAATTCCAAATTTTTTCTTCTTAAGCGGCAATCTCAATGGTACCATTTTAAAACTTTCGCCTTCCATAAATGGCACATAAACATCCAACTTTCGTCTCATTTTTTTGATACTTTTTGTAATATTTGCTTCAAATGGTAACGGATTGTACACCAATACAGTTTTGTGCTTGTAGTGTTTCAATAACCTTGAAAGCCTTTTTTCAACGAGTGCATCACGATATAACTTATTGTGTGAATAAGCATTTTTTATTTTTTGCAACGAATTTTTTCTAAATATTTCTTTTGTAAGAGTCATATAAAATCTTTATCGATATAATTTCGCTTATTTTACTAAAAATGAGGCAAAATTAATGTTAAAAAAATCTATTTTATCACTATCTGTAGCAATCGGTCTATTTTTTACTGCTTGTTCAAAGAACGACAATGATGCAAACGCACTATTATCTACAAACGAATTTGTTTTAAAAGAGATATCTGGGAAAGAATATGTAGTAACAAAACTGGACAATGGCTTTGCATTAAAAGATCAAAAAGAGAAAATAGTTATTTTAGATATCTTTGCAACTTGGTGTCCACCATGTCAAGCTGAAGCTTCTCATCTTACTAAACTTCAAGAAAAATATAAAGACAATTTAACTGTAATAGGTATCTCTGTTGAAGATGATATCAACTCTACAAAACTTCAAAAGTTTAGAACTGAGTATAATGCACAATATCCTCTTGCTGGCTCAAGCGAAAACCGTCGTATTATCAATGCTGTTGCAACTACTTTAAATATAGGCAGAAATTTCGGAATTCCACTTATGGCTATGTATAAAAACGGCAAGTTAGTGAACTATTATCAAGGTGCTACTGAAGAGGAATTCATTGAAAGCGATATTCAAAGAGCTTTAGGAAAATAGATGTTCGGTTTTATAAAAAAATCTCTTAACAAAACTGCAGAGGCTATCAAGTCTGTTGCACCAAAAAAGAAAATCACCTTTACCAAAGATGAGATTGAAGATATTCTACTTGAGGCTGATGTTGAATACGAACTTGTAGAGATCATTATAAATGAAATCTACCAAGAGAAAGTTACTCGTGAGATCTTACGTTCAAAACTTTTAGCAACCCTTGCTTATACAACTTATAAAGAGCCTGAATTTACACCTCCGTTTGTAGAACTGATTGTAGGTGTGAATGGTGCAGGAAAAACGACAACAATCTCAAAACTAGCTCAGCGTTATAAAAATGATGGGAAAAAAGTTATACTTGGTGCGGGAGACACTTTCCGTGCAGCTGCGATTGAGCAACTTACACTCTGGGCAAAAAGACTTGATATTCCTATTATCTCTTCACAACAGGGGCACGATCCTTCTGCCGTTGCATACGATACAATTGATTCCGCGAAGTCTAAAGGTTTTGATAATGTAATTATCGATACTGCTGGAAGACTCCATACTCAAACAAATCTTGCAAATGAGTTGAAAAAAATCAATAGAATTTGTGACAAAGCACATAGCGGTGCTCCTCACAGAACTGTTTTAATTATTGATGGTACACAAGGCAACTCGGCTATTTCTCAGGCCAAAGCATTTAATGAGATGATCGGTGTAGACGGTATTATTATTACAAAGCTTGACGGGACTGCAAAAGGAGGAAGTATTTTCTCAATTGCATACGCTCTTGAACTTCCTATTTTATATGTAGGGACAGGTGAACAACCGGATGATCTCACACCGTTTGACAAATATGAATTTGTTGACGGTCTGCTTGATGCAATTTTTGTTGAAGAGGAAGAAGCGTAAAGCTTTAACCTCTTTCATATGACAAATTGTCATATTTCTCTCCTCTTTGATCTTTTTTTTATAAAATAACAACAATTTTAATTCAAGGCTCGATCTATCATGGCAAAAGCAAAAACATTATTTGAATGTCAACATTGCGGTATGACAACACCAAAGTGGATGGGAAAATGTACCAACTGTGGAGCTTGGGACTCTCTTGTTGAACTGAATCAACAACAACAAGAGTTTGTAAAACAGACTAAATCTACAGGTGCTAAAAGTGCTAAAGCTATCAGCATTAATGATGTTGTTGAAGATGAAATCACACGTTTTAGTTCACTTGATATGGAACTGGATAATGTTTTAGGGGGCGGAATAGTACCAGGGAGTTTAACACTTATCGGGGGAAGTCCCGGTGTCGGAAAATCTACCTTACTTTTAAAAGTTGCTTCAAATATCGCTTCAACTGGTAAAAATGTTCTTTATGTCTCAGGCGAAGAATCTGCCTCGCAGATCAAAATACGTGCCAATAGACTAAATTCAAACCATGACAGTCTTTATCTGCTCAGTGAAATCAGACTGGAACAGATCCTTGTTGAACTGCAAGAAAGAAAATACGACTTTTTAATTATAGATTCTATCCAAACCATCTATTCGGAAAATATTGTCTCAGCTCCCGGAAGTGTGACACAAGTAAGACAAATCACTTTTGAATTAATGCGTATTGCGAAAGAGCAAGACTTAGCTACTTTTATAATCGGACATATTACAAAAGAGGGTTCCATTGCAGGGCCAAGAGTACTGGAACATATGGTTGATACTGTTCTTTATTTTGAGGGTGATTCTTCTCAGGAACTCAGAATTTTAAGAGGCTTTAAAAACCGTTTCGGTGCTACAAGCGAGATCGGTGTTTTTGAAATGAAAAACGAAGGGCTCTTTAGTGCTACAGATATCGCTTCTCGCTTTTTTAACCGCAATTCAAACCAAGCAGGCTCTGCACTTACCGTTATTATGGAGGGAAGCCGCCCTATTATTTTAGAGGTACAGGCCCTTGTATCTGAGTCCCATACGCCAAACTCCAAACGACAAGCTACCGGTTTTGACAATAACCGCTTAAATATGCTTTTGGCACTTTTGGAGAGAAAACTAGAAATTCCACTCTCAGGGTATGATGTATTTATCAACATTACCGGCGGTATCAAGATTACTGAGACAGCAGCAGATTTGGCAGTACTAGCTGCCATTATCAGCAGTTTTAGAGATCGTGCAATATCAAAAGAAACTATATTCATAGGAGAAGTTTCTCTTGTAGGTGACGTCCGTGAGGTATATGCATTAGACAGCAGACTAAAAGAAGCTAAAATGCAAAATATCACCAAAGCACTTGTTTCAAAAAAACCGCTTGAAAAAACACCTATTAAAACGTACATTGTTGATGAAGTAACTAAATTACTCCAATGGTATTGATTTAAACAATAAGAAAGTAAAGATTCTGCATAATATAGCTCATAATTTTAAACTAATTTTTTAAGGTAGATAAATATGATTGATGCAGAAGTAAGAAGTGAAGAAAGATTTACAAGATTAACTTTGGCCTATGAGTCTGAAGAAGAGAGACAAAAAGTTACGGAATGTGTAAATCAGTTTACTACTAAACATGATTTCAAACCTGAGATGTACACGACAAAAGTTGCGAATGGAAAAGAGGTAATGGTTATAGAATACCATGACGACATCTGCCGTGAATCAGGTGCTATATTTGAAGACATTCTTTGTTCTTTAAATATTAAGAAGTGTAATGCTCACTAAGTAAGGAGACAACCTTATGAATTTAAAACAATATGCTGAAGGAAATAAGCTTTTTAGAACATATTTTAAAAAAAACAAAGAATCTTTATTAGAACTGGTTAAAGGGCAAAAACCAAAAGCTCTTTTTATAGGTTGTTCTGATTCAAGAGTAATTCCTGATTTAATGTTACAAACAAACCCAGGTGATCTCTTCGTAATTAGAAATGTAGGTAACTTTGTACCTCCATATAAACCTGATGATGATTTTCATGCTACGGCATCGGGAATTGAATATGCCGTAAGTGTTTTACAAGTACAAGAGATAATTATCTGTGGACATACACATTGTGGAGCTTGTAGATGTCTTTATGAACCAATTAGTGATGATTCTTTAATCCATACTAGAAAATGGCTTGAACTTGGTGAAAGTGCAAAAACATCTGCAATTTTGAGTTTAGGTGCCGATAAACCTCTTGAAGATCTGCTTCGTCTGACTGAGAAACTCTCAGTTATCAAACAGATTGAAAACATCTTGACATATCCAAATGTTAAGAAAAGATTTGAAGACGGTGATTTACATATTCACGGTTGGTGTTACGATATTGAAACAGGTATTATTGAATATTTTAATGCGGATACATATGAGTTCTTGCCTTTAAACGAACTCACATCACATTAAAATTTTATTTTTTTTTAGAAAATTCGATATACTAACGACAACAAGATTAATTCAAGGACGAAAGATGGCTGAAGAAGAAGTAAAAGAGGAAGAATCTGGTTCACAAGGAAAGAAATCCAACTTATTGATGATTATCATCATCATAGTTTTAGTTCTTATTATTATTTTAGGTGCTGTAGCATTTTTATTTATAGGTGATGATGAACCTACTGTATCATCAACTCCTATGCAACAAGAAAAAACTAAAAAAGTAACTAAGAAAAGTTCCGGTTATAATTTAGAGGACGATACAAGAGCATTAAATGAAATAGGTATTTTATATCCTCTTGATACTTTTACAGTTAATCTGAAAAGTGACTCTGGAAGAAGATTTCTTAAAACGACTATTTCTTTAGAACTTGAAGGTGAAGAATTAAGTTTGGAACTAGATGCAAAATCAGCTGTATTAAGAGATAGAATTATTAGAATTTTATCTTCAAAAACACTTGAAGAGGTCTCTTCTAAAAAAGGGAAAAACAAGCTGTCTATGCAAATTATGGATACTTTAAACTCTATGATTACAGACGGTAGAATCAAAGGGATTTACTTTACTGAATTTGTAATTCAATAATTTCTTCAAAGTACATGTCCTTTTCTGAGGACACGTACTTTAATTCACAATAATATCCACTCAAAAAATCAGTATAAGGATATTGATGCAAAAGCTTCTCTTATTTTCTTACGCATTACTGGGATACTTACTTTCTCTTATTACCTTATCATTTTTAATTTTATGGGTTTATCCGTGGAGTTATTTCCCTCATCATATTGATACACCAATTATTTCACTTCAAATCAATCCTTTTGTTATAGACATAGCACTTCTTCTACTCTTTGCCCTACAACATTCCGTAATGGCGAGAAGATCATTTAAAGAAAAATTCTTTTCTACGTATTCATCAGCTTTTAGAAGTGCCACTTACTGTATAGCTTCTGCACTAAGTTTAGCTTTACTGGAACTATTTTGGCAACCAATAGAGGGAAGTGTATGGAATTTTGACAACGGTATACTCTTTTGGATATTGACTATCTTATATGTCGTTGGATGGATTTTTGCCTTTATATCCACTTTTATGATTGACCATTTTGAACTTTTCGGTTTGCACCAAGGCTACAGAGTCTTAAAAAATATACCAGAGCCAAAACCAAGTTTTCAGATCAGGTATTTTTATAAATATGTAAGACACCCAGTTCAACTTGGTACCCTTGTAGGGCTTAGTGCTACGCCCCAGATGAGTTATGGGCACTTGTTATTGAGCGTGGGAATGATTATTTATGTACTTATTGGTCTAGCTTTTGAAGAGCGTGATCTTGTTAATACTTTTAAAAAAGAGTATCAAAGTTATCAGAAAAAGACACCTATGCTATTGCCCTTTTTTAAAAGATCACGATAAAATACTTAAATACAAAAGAGAAGAATAGTAATGATTGGTATAGATATAATTAAAACAGATCGTATGCAAAGTATGATCGAAAAATTTGGTAATAAAGCATTAGAGAAATTTTTACACCAAGAAGAGATTGAACTTGTCAAAAACTACACAACTGCGGCAGGTTTTTGGGCTACAAAAGAAGCTGTTTCAAAAGCTTTGGGTGTTGGGATAGGAGCGGATTGTTCTTTTTTTGATATCAAGATTTATAAAAGTGAAAAAGGAGCTCCAAAGCTCGCTTTTTCAAAAAAACTTGCAGAGAAGTTTCAAATTATTGAGGCTTCACTTTCAATTACGCATGACGGAGAGTATGCAATAGCCGTTGTTGATTTAAAAAACTCAACCCCCACCGACAAAATCAAGCAATTCTAATTTATCACCGTCATTTAATCTGCATTTGTCCCATGCATCTTGTTTTACTATTTCCATATTGACGGCAGCTGCCATAACTTTATCTTCTAAAGAGAGTTCTTTTAGTACCTCTAATAGAGTAATTTCAGCCGGGAATTCTTTTTCAGTACCGTTAATTACTAATTTCATTAAATACTCGCATAATTTTTTGGAAATTGTATCAAGCTAAATTGAAATTTTTATCAAATATCAAAACTATTTTACAGTTTTGATATATGTTGTGCTAAAGCTTTGAGTTCATCTTCACTATAAGCAGACACTTGAGACTTCATAATCCCTTTCATTGCACCACCGTATGTACCGTCTTTATAACCATGTAAAGCAGTAAGTACTTTGTCTACACTCCAGCCTTTGATAATTTGAGACTTTCCAAGAGCAGACTTTTCAGCATTTTGACCGTGACATGCTACACATTTTACAAAAAGTGCTCCACCGTCAATAGTTTTTTCTACAACTTTGACAGGTTCAGGTGCTTTTACTGGTGCCGGCTTTTCTACTGTAACAGTTTTTACCTCTTCAACTACTTTTTTTACTTCTTCAACAGCTGCTTTTTCTTCTACTACTGGTGTTTCAACTATTTTAGTCTCTTCAACTTCTACTTTTTCTACAGTTTCAGGAGCTTTTGTTTCTTCAACTTTAACTGTTTCGCTTTCTACATTCTCTACAGCTTTCTTCTCTTCTGTATT is a window from the Sulfurimonas sp. C5 genome containing:
- the radA gene encoding DNA repair protein RadA, producing the protein MAKAKTLFECQHCGMTTPKWMGKCTNCGAWDSLVELNQQQQEFVKQTKSTGAKSAKAISINDVVEDEITRFSSLDMELDNVLGGGIVPGSLTLIGGSPGVGKSTLLLKVASNIASTGKNVLYVSGEESASQIKIRANRLNSNHDSLYLLSEIRLEQILVELQERKYDFLIIDSIQTIYSENIVSAPGSVTQVRQITFELMRIAKEQDLATFIIGHITKEGSIAGPRVLEHMVDTVLYFEGDSSQELRILRGFKNRFGATSEIGVFEMKNEGLFSATDIASRFFNRNSNQAGSALTVIMEGSRPIILEVQALVSESHTPNSKRQATGFDNNRLNMLLALLERKLEIPLSGYDVFINITGGIKITETAADLAVLAAIISSFRDRAISKETIFIGEVSLVGDVREVYALDSRLKEAKMQNITKALVSKKPLEKTPIKTYIVDEVTKLLQWY
- a CDS encoding carbonic anhydrase, which gives rise to MNLKQYAEGNKLFRTYFKKNKESLLELVKGQKPKALFIGCSDSRVIPDLMLQTNPGDLFVIRNVGNFVPPYKPDDDFHATASGIEYAVSVLQVQEIIICGHTHCGACRCLYEPISDDSLIHTRKWLELGESAKTSAILSLGADKPLEDLLRLTEKLSVIKQIENILTYPNVKKRFEDGDLHIHGWCYDIETGIIEYFNADTYEFLPLNELTSH
- the fliL gene encoding flagellar basal body-associated protein FliL — protein: MAEEEVKEEESGSQGKKSNLLMIIIIIVLVLIIILGAVAFLFIGDDEPTVSSTPMQQEKTKKVTKKSSGYNLEDDTRALNEIGILYPLDTFTVNLKSDSGRRFLKTTISLELEGEELSLELDAKSAVLRDRIIRILSSKTLEEVSSKKGKNKLSMQIMDTLNSMITDGRIKGIYFTEFVIQ
- a CDS encoding NnrU family protein yields the protein MQKLLLFSYALLGYLLSLITLSFLILWVYPWSYFPHHIDTPIISLQINPFVIDIALLLLFALQHSVMARRSFKEKFFSTYSSAFRSATYCIASALSLALLELFWQPIEGSVWNFDNGILFWILTILYVVGWIFAFISTFMIDHFELFGLHQGYRVLKNIPEPKPSFQIRYFYKYVRHPVQLGTLVGLSATPQMSYGHLLLSVGMIIYVLIGLAFEERDLVNTFKKEYQSYQKKTPMLLPFFKRSR
- the acpS gene encoding holo-ACP synthase; translation: MIGIDIIKTDRMQSMIEKFGNKALEKFLHQEEIELVKNYTTAAGFWATKEAVSKALGVGIGADCSFFDIKIYKSEKGAPKLAFSKKLAEKFQIIEASLSITHDGEYAIAVVDLKNSTPTDKIKQF
- the thiS gene encoding sulfur carrier protein ThiS, which gives rise to MKLVINGTEKEFPAEITLLEVLKELSLEDKVMAAAVNMEIVKQDAWDKCRLNDGDKLELLDFVGGG
- a CDS encoding c-type cytochrome, with protein sequence MKIVLSAVLAMFLVACGNNTEEKKAVENVESETVKVEETKAPETVEKVEVEETKIVETPVVEEKAAVEEVKKVVEEVKTVTVEKPAPVKAPEPVKVVEKTIDGGALFVKCVACHGQNAEKSALGKSQIIKGWSVDKVLTALHGYKDGTYGGAMKGIMKSQVSAYSEDELKALAQHISKL